The following proteins are co-located in the Ailuropoda melanoleuca isolate Jingjing chromosome 13, ASM200744v2, whole genome shotgun sequence genome:
- the LOC100473680 gene encoding guanine nucleotide-binding protein G(s) subunit alpha isoform X4: MFDVGGQRDERRKWIQCFNDVTAIIFVVASSSYNMVIREDNQTNRLQEALNLFKSIWNNRWLRTISVILFLNKQDLLAEKVLAGKSKIEDYFPEFARYTTPEDATPEPGEDPRVTRAKYFIRDEFLRISTASGDGRHYCYPHFTCAVDTENIRRVFNDCRDIIQRMHLRQYELL, translated from the exons ATGTTCGACGTGGGTGGCCAGCGCGACGAACGCCGCAAATGGATCCAATGCTTCAACG ATGTGACCGCCATTATCTTCGTGGTGGCCAGCAGCAGCTACAACATGGTCATCCGGGAGGACAACCAGACCAACCGCCTGCAGGAGGCTCTGAACCTATTCAAGAGCATCTGGAACAACAG ATGGCTGCGCACCATCTCCGTGATCCTGTTCCTCAACAAGCAAGACCTGCTCGCCGAGAAAGTCCTCGCTGGAAAATCGAAGATTGAGGACTACTTTCCAGAGTTTGCTCGCTACACTACTCCTGAGGATG CTACTCCCGAGCCCGGAGAGGACCCACGCGTGACCCGGGCCAAGTACTTCATCCGCGACGAATTTCTG AGAATCAGCACTGCTAGTGGGGACGGCCGCCACTACTGCTACCCCCACTTCACTTGCGCTGTGGACACCGAGAACATTCGCCGTGTGTTCAACGACTGCCGTGACATCATTCAGCGCATGCACCTTCGTCAGTACGAGCTGCTCTAA